From a single Granulicella aggregans genomic region:
- a CDS encoding alpha/beta hydrolase codes for MATLCAVSIVLYLGICAALFIFQRSLIYYPQPRSNRSSSTLLSVHMGDTTFNVSAREKPGPKALIYFGGNAEDVSLDMPDLSATFPDRAIYLMHYPGYGGSPGTPTEKGIIADALALFDHIHSQHQNVLVIGRSLGTGVAVQLASSRPIERLVLVTPYDSLTDPAAQNYPYFPVRWLLKDKFDSWRYAPTITVPTKIIAAGQDEVIPRASTERLRTRFTKAAVSYVFVPGVGHNTISDDPTYLSLLKAQ; via the coding sequence ATGGCAACACTCTGCGCCGTCTCCATCGTTCTCTATCTCGGCATCTGCGCTGCCCTCTTCATCTTCCAGCGATCGCTGATCTACTATCCCCAGCCGCGTTCCAATCGAAGCTCCAGCACTCTTCTCTCCGTGCACATGGGCGACACTACCTTCAACGTCTCAGCGCGAGAGAAGCCCGGTCCCAAGGCTCTCATCTACTTCGGCGGAAACGCCGAAGATGTATCTCTCGACATGCCGGATCTCTCAGCGACATTTCCTGATCGAGCCATCTACCTCATGCACTATCCCGGATATGGAGGAAGTCCAGGGACGCCCACCGAGAAGGGAATCATCGCCGATGCTCTTGCTCTCTTTGACCACATACATTCCCAGCATCAGAATGTCCTAGTCATAGGCCGCAGCCTTGGGACAGGCGTTGCCGTTCAACTAGCGAGCTCTCGCCCCATAGAGCGGCTCGTTCTGGTAACACCCTACGACAGCCTCACCGACCCGGCGGCCCAGAACTATCCCTACTTTCCCGTCCGCTGGCTGCTGAAGGATAAGTTCGACTCCTGGCGCTACGCCCCTACAATCACCGTGCCCACGAAGATCATTGCGGCCGGACAGGACGAAGTGATTCCGCGAGCGAGTACCGAGCGCCTCAGAACCCGCTTCACAAAAGCTGCAGTCTCTTACGTCTTCGTCCCCGGAGTTGGCCACAACACGATCTCGGACGACCCGACCTATCTATCACTGCTCAAAGCGCAGTAG
- a CDS encoding PAS domain-containing protein — MAAATALAVGTQATSSMILDGDFENIEFSGEIHNGHLVVEGILANQAAIDNIPVGIYVLETDGTVVKCNQAAISAWGRTPALGASEKYCGAHILRYPSGEVMPHEHAPPTVVIKNGGTVRNADVICEQPNGHRLLALVNIFPIRNHHGEVVGGVNVFRHNTSKSVPGLNA, encoded by the coding sequence ATGGCAGCAGCAACCGCACTTGCCGTAGGCACGCAGGCAACCAGCAGCATGATCCTCGACGGCGACTTCGAGAACATCGAGTTCTCCGGAGAGATCCACAACGGACATCTCGTGGTCGAGGGCATCCTCGCCAACCAGGCGGCGATCGATAACATCCCCGTCGGCATCTATGTCCTCGAAACCGACGGCACCGTCGTCAAATGCAATCAGGCAGCCATCTCCGCCTGGGGACGCACTCCTGCCCTCGGAGCCTCAGAGAAGTACTGCGGCGCGCATATCCTCCGCTACCCATCCGGCGAGGTCATGCCCCATGAACACGCCCCTCCGACCGTCGTCATCAAGAACGGTGGCACCGTCCGCAACGCCGACGTCATCTGCGAGCAGCCGAATGGACACCGTCTGCTCGCCCTCGTCAATATCTTCCCGATTCGCAACCATCACGGCGAAGTCGTTGGTGGAGTCAACGTCTTCCGGCACAACACCAGCAAATCCGTCCCCGGACTCAACGCCTGA
- a CDS encoding alpha-L-arabinofuranosidase C-terminal domain-containing protein: protein MFTRITAAALLLAASTALFAAEPPKTAVIAVDATHPGASISPSMFGIFFEDINFGADGGLYPELVKNRSFEFSEALTGWHEVLKYELPKGIDPPKGELDIRTDSPLNATNPHYLRAHATAPGYAFYNVGYRGMGVTSGAGYRFSAYIRSNGPKSLRATLTDPSGKVIGTGKLEGFMGNGWTRYETVITPTATVDNARLTLYVDDIGDIDMDMVSLFPVDTWKNRPNGLRRDLVQLLYDMHPGFVRFPGGCIVEGRQLITRYRWKTTVGDISERKTIINRWNDEFDFRPAPDYFQSFGLGFYEYFQLAEDLGAKPLPILNCGMACQFNSSETAALGQLDEYVQDALDLIDFANGPVTSPWGKLRAQMGHPEPFHLEMLGVGNEQWGPRYVERYKIFAAALKSKHPEIKLVVAAGPAPSGEPFESMWKTWREQHADFVDEHYYMSPDWFLTNTHRYDHYDRNGPKVFAGEYAAQSSGQTSPENHNNWQTAIAEAAFMTGLERNGDVVRMASYAPLLANKNAWQWKPDAIWFDNLHSYGTTDYYVQKVFANNAGTRVIPITPLATDGLFTSAVLDERTHELIVKAINNTASEMPAEIQLKGIKPSGEANVTTLASTDLKAENTFDAPTNVAPQPSTLAVTSPTVAVKLQPYSLTVYRFPMQ, encoded by the coding sequence ATGTTCACCCGGATCACCGCCGCCGCTCTGCTCCTCGCCGCCTCCACAGCTCTCTTCGCAGCGGAACCCCCAAAGACAGCGGTGATCGCCGTCGACGCCACCCACCCCGGTGCCTCCATCTCCCCCTCCATGTTCGGCATCTTCTTCGAAGACATCAACTTCGGCGCCGACGGCGGCCTCTATCCCGAGCTCGTCAAGAACCGCTCCTTCGAGTTCTCTGAGGCTCTCACCGGCTGGCACGAGGTCCTCAAGTACGAGCTGCCCAAAGGTATCGATCCGCCCAAGGGCGAGCTCGACATCCGCACCGACTCGCCCCTCAACGCGACCAACCCGCACTACCTCCGCGCCCACGCCACCGCCCCCGGATACGCCTTCTACAACGTCGGCTACCGCGGAATGGGCGTCACCAGCGGCGCAGGCTACCGCTTCTCCGCCTACATCCGAAGCAACGGCCCGAAGTCCCTCCGCGCCACCCTCACCGACCCCTCCGGCAAGGTCATCGGCACTGGCAAGCTCGAAGGTTTCATGGGCAACGGCTGGACGCGCTACGAGACCGTCATCACCCCCACCGCCACCGTGGACAACGCCCGCCTCACCCTCTACGTCGACGACATCGGCGACATCGACATGGACATGGTCTCGCTCTTCCCCGTCGACACCTGGAAGAACCGCCCAAATGGTCTTAGGAGGGACCTCGTCCAGCTCCTCTACGACATGCACCCCGGCTTCGTCCGCTTTCCCGGCGGCTGCATCGTCGAAGGCCGCCAGCTCATCACCCGCTATCGCTGGAAGACCACCGTCGGCGACATCTCCGAGCGCAAGACCATCATCAATCGCTGGAACGACGAGTTCGACTTCCGCCCCGCCCCCGACTACTTCCAGTCCTTCGGCCTAGGCTTCTACGAGTACTTCCAGTTAGCCGAAGACCTGGGCGCAAAGCCGCTGCCCATCCTCAACTGCGGCATGGCCTGCCAGTTCAACTCTAGCGAGACCGCCGCGCTCGGCCAGCTCGACGAGTACGTCCAGGACGCCCTCGACCTCATCGACTTCGCCAATGGCCCCGTCACCTCGCCCTGGGGCAAGCTCCGCGCCCAGATGGGCCACCCCGAACCCTTCCACCTCGAGATGCTCGGCGTCGGCAACGAGCAGTGGGGCCCGCGCTACGTCGAGCGCTACAAGATCTTCGCCGCCGCCCTCAAATCGAAGCACCCCGAGATCAAGCTCGTCGTCGCCGCCGGCCCGGCCCCATCGGGCGAACCCTTCGAGAGCATGTGGAAGACCTGGCGAGAGCAGCACGCCGACTTCGTCGACGAACACTACTACATGAGCCCCGACTGGTTCCTCACCAACACCCACCGCTACGATCACTACGACCGCAACGGCCCTAAGGTCTTCGCCGGCGAGTACGCCGCGCAAAGCTCCGGTCAGACCAGCCCGGAGAACCACAACAACTGGCAGACCGCCATCGCCGAAGCCGCTTTCATGACCGGCCTGGAGCGCAACGGTGACGTCGTCCGCATGGCCTCCTACGCGCCTTTGCTCGCCAACAAGAACGCCTGGCAGTGGAAGCCCGACGCCATATGGTTCGACAACCTCCACTCCTACGGCACAACCGACTACTACGTCCAGAAGGTCTTCGCCAACAACGCCGGCACCCGAGTCATCCCCATCACCCCGCTCGCAACCGACGGCCTCTTCACCAGCGCCGTCCTCGACGAACGCACCCACGAACTCATCGTGAAGGCCATCAATAACACCGCCTCCGAGATGCCCGCCGAGATTCAGTTGAAGGGAATCAAGCCTTCAGGCGAAGCTAACGTCACAACCCTCGCAAGCACTGATCTGAAGGCCGAGAACACCTTCGATGCGCCCACTAACGTAGCCCCGCAGCCATCCACCCTAGCAGTAACTTCGCCGACGGTCGCTGTAAAGCTGCAGCCCTACTCCCTCACCGTCTACCGCTTTCCCATGCAGTAG
- a CDS encoding PAS domain-containing protein has product MRANLAFNESQDKRFIVLCAIEPATPVIVTPSVFLFSSEHPFLENVVAAGLRDEDMISVTSTVLLSIVKPVFPQRWVTIEVTESQRVTLGLHPERAANADKPRFSTHPDTLPGAFGSLRQMHDFLLQAPFPFLMMKGPEHVLTFINPPYVELLHRDVRQNLLGLPVRELLPELEGQPFFGLLDEVYRTGVPFVGKEIFGSLRNQKTGEMKDHYFDFVYHPTHDESGAVSGIFAQAFDVTERVLARQVSASREAQLYRQWAELDTMYRTSPVGMCLLDVEEYRVLRMSDKLASLIGRSAGALIGQRILDIFPVVEGAAEQLRKAAAGEYVRNFEVATAVHSMPGVLRQWLVNFGPLRGASGAVEAIACVSLEITDRIPYGEEASREKALPFPLFSDAEG; this is encoded by the coding sequence ATGAGAGCCAATCTGGCATTTAACGAATCACAGGACAAGAGATTCATCGTTCTCTGCGCCATCGAGCCGGCTACGCCCGTCATCGTCACACCGTCCGTCTTTCTCTTCTCAAGCGAACACCCTTTCCTGGAGAACGTCGTCGCCGCCGGCCTTCGCGACGAAGACATGATCTCCGTCACCTCCACAGTCCTGCTTTCCATCGTCAAACCGGTCTTTCCCCAGCGCTGGGTGACCATCGAGGTCACCGAGTCGCAACGAGTGACCTTAGGCCTGCACCCCGAACGAGCTGCAAACGCTGACAAGCCACGCTTCAGTACGCACCCGGACACTCTTCCCGGGGCCTTCGGGAGCCTGAGGCAGATGCACGACTTCCTGCTCCAGGCACCATTTCCATTTCTCATGATGAAAGGGCCCGAGCACGTGCTCACGTTCATCAACCCTCCTTACGTCGAACTTCTCCACCGCGACGTGCGCCAGAACCTCCTCGGACTGCCGGTGCGCGAGCTCCTCCCGGAGCTGGAGGGTCAGCCCTTCTTTGGTCTTCTTGATGAGGTCTACAGGACGGGCGTTCCGTTCGTCGGCAAGGAGATCTTCGGCAGCCTGCGAAACCAGAAGACAGGCGAGATGAAAGATCACTACTTCGACTTTGTCTATCATCCGACCCATGATGAATCTGGCGCAGTCTCCGGCATCTTTGCCCAGGCCTTCGATGTTACGGAGCGCGTCCTGGCGCGCCAGGTAAGCGCCTCCCGCGAGGCGCAGCTCTACCGTCAGTGGGCGGAGCTCGACACCATGTACCGCACCTCCCCGGTCGGCATGTGTCTCCTCGATGTGGAGGAGTACCGCGTCCTCAGGATGAGCGACAAGCTGGCCTCGCTCATCGGCAGGTCGGCGGGAGCCCTCATCGGTCAAAGAATTCTCGACATCTTTCCCGTCGTCGAGGGCGCGGCGGAGCAGCTCCGTAAAGCCGCCGCGGGAGAGTACGTCCGCAACTTCGAGGTCGCCACCGCCGTGCATTCCATGCCCGGAGTCCTGCGTCAATGGCTGGTAAACTTTGGCCCTCTGCGCGGCGCAAGCGGCGCGGTAGAAGCCATCGCATGTGTCTCCCTGGAGATCACGGACCGCATCCCCTACGGCGAGGAAGCCTCGCGGGAAAAGGCCCTGCCATTCCCGTTGTTCTCTGACGCCGAAGGGTAG
- a CDS encoding M24 family metallopeptidase, whose translation MRASSVFPVLALLGVLSVASAETPTKSAEDWPVVKLPSWSEQIAIREGWLEKRQGMILEMMRRHKIEMWIVVNEEFHNDPLTEYIAPPRPYTGNRDIFVFIDTGTSLRKIAVTGYAEDNLKRFFETEDDPKPADKVLPALYEQYKPAHIGLSIGARRGVQRSLTHDSYLFLAKTLGSDAEAHFVPAADLIEEYSDTRIPEEFETYKTLVELTDQLTKRAFSNEVITPGKTTVGDVRRWLYDQMGYHDVTTWFQPDIRLQRKGRVPKTSRGFLGVEPESTVILPGDVLHLDFGITCMGLNTDWQKEAYVLLPGEKDVPAGLKAAMKNTNTLQESLMTRSRPGRFAGDVYNDIMADMKADGIEAKVYSHPIGDQGHGLGAGLDYRAAQATTSEQKQMRKGSYISIELNSATAVPEWDGQKVFIMEEDDAYLTDDGFKTFLPRQMEFYLVRP comes from the coding sequence ATGCGTGCATCTTCTGTGTTTCCTGTTCTCGCTCTTTTGGGTGTTCTTTCTGTGGCCTCGGCGGAGACGCCGACCAAGTCGGCCGAGGATTGGCCGGTTGTAAAGCTGCCTTCGTGGTCGGAGCAGATTGCGATTCGCGAGGGGTGGCTCGAGAAGCGGCAGGGGATGATCCTCGAGATGATGCGGCGGCACAAGATCGAGATGTGGATCGTGGTGAATGAGGAGTTTCATAACGATCCGCTGACCGAGTACATTGCGCCGCCTCGGCCTTATACGGGGAATCGCGACATCTTTGTGTTTATCGACACCGGGACGTCGTTGCGGAAGATCGCAGTGACCGGGTACGCGGAAGACAACCTGAAGCGGTTCTTCGAGACGGAGGATGATCCGAAGCCTGCGGATAAGGTGCTGCCGGCGCTTTATGAGCAATACAAGCCGGCGCATATTGGGCTTTCGATTGGGGCGCGGCGTGGGGTACAGCGGTCGCTGACGCATGATAGCTATCTGTTTCTGGCGAAGACCCTGGGGAGCGATGCGGAGGCGCACTTCGTTCCGGCGGCGGATCTGATCGAGGAGTATTCGGACACGCGGATTCCGGAGGAGTTCGAGACTTATAAAACGCTGGTGGAGTTGACCGACCAGTTGACGAAGCGGGCGTTTTCGAACGAGGTGATTACGCCGGGCAAGACGACCGTGGGCGACGTTCGGCGATGGCTTTATGACCAGATGGGATACCACGATGTGACGACGTGGTTTCAGCCGGATATCCGGCTGCAGCGGAAGGGGCGGGTGCCGAAGACCTCGCGGGGATTCCTGGGGGTGGAGCCGGAGTCGACCGTGATCCTGCCGGGGGATGTGCTGCATCTGGACTTTGGGATTACGTGCATGGGGCTGAACACGGACTGGCAGAAGGAGGCGTATGTTCTGCTGCCGGGGGAGAAGGATGTTCCGGCGGGTCTGAAGGCTGCGATGAAGAACACGAATACGCTGCAGGAGTCGTTGATGACGCGGTCGCGGCCGGGGCGGTTTGCGGGCGATGTGTACAACGACATCATGGCGGACATGAAGGCGGATGGGATCGAGGCGAAGGTGTACTCGCACCCGATTGGCGACCAGGGGCATGGGCTGGGTGCGGGGCTGGACTATCGCGCGGCGCAGGCGACGACGAGTGAGCAGAAGCAGATGCGGAAGGGGTCGTATATCTCGATTGAGCTGAACTCGGCGACGGCGGTGCCGGAGTGGGATGGGCAGAAGGTGTTCATCATGGAGGAGGATGATGCTTATCTGACCGATGACGGGTTCAAGACGTTTTTGCCGCGGCAGATGGAGTTTTATCTGGTACGGCCTTAG
- a CDS encoding KH domain-containing protein yields MSAAVKSPQAVAAQISLAATEIVRSIVDHPSQVAVEVLEVNHARATLLLKVHPEDMETLLAHEGRILRALRTFAYAVSARNNLALQLQLEATGSPPVSTLPPTLETSSPEGQSQRSDEADESQSGI; encoded by the coding sequence ATGAGCGCAGCGGTGAAATCGCCTCAGGCAGTGGCCGCGCAAATAAGTCTGGCTGCGACCGAGATCGTTCGTTCGATCGTTGACCATCCCAGTCAGGTCGCCGTGGAAGTGCTCGAAGTGAACCACGCTCGAGCGACCCTTCTGCTCAAGGTCCACCCCGAAGACATGGAGACCCTCCTCGCGCACGAAGGCCGCATCCTGCGCGCCTTGCGCACCTTCGCTTATGCGGTATCTGCAAGAAACAATCTCGCGCTTCAACTGCAACTTGAAGCCACCGGGTCTCCTCCGGTTTCGACACTCCCCCCGACCCTTGAAACTTCCTCACCTGAAGGGCAATCACAAAGGAGTGACGAAGCTGATGAGAGCCAATCTGGCATTTAA
- a CDS encoding 3-deoxy-7-phosphoheptulonate synthase has translation MAYQTNNLRIKSSRIVLPPIFLEEEMPITENASRTVFEARRQIVDVLNGVDDRLVVVVGPCSIHDTDAAREYAALLKEAIVELSDELMIVMRVYFEKPRTTLGWKGLINDPYFDESFKISDGLRIARRLLLDLAEMGVPAGTEYLDMISPQYVADLVSWGAIGARTTESQVHRQLVSGLSCPVGFKNGTSGNTQIAVEAILSANHSHTFLGTSETGQASILLTTGNPDCHIILRGGRQTTNFDAASVKTTAEQMEKAGVLPRIMIDASHANSGKDYRKQGAVCRDVAGQIAGGDRRIMGAMIESNLVAGSQTLVNGKALVYGQSITDACIDWAETVGLLRELAGAVRARRNLRVQGS, from the coding sequence ATGGCATACCAAACCAATAATCTCCGCATCAAGTCCAGCCGCATTGTTCTTCCACCTATTTTTCTTGAAGAAGAGATGCCGATTACAGAGAACGCCTCGCGGACGGTGTTCGAGGCGCGGCGTCAGATTGTCGATGTGTTGAATGGCGTCGATGACCGGCTGGTGGTCGTGGTGGGACCGTGCTCGATACACGATACGGATGCGGCGCGGGAGTATGCGGCGCTGTTGAAAGAGGCGATCGTTGAGCTCTCCGATGAACTGATGATCGTGATGCGGGTTTACTTCGAGAAACCACGGACGACGCTGGGATGGAAGGGGCTGATCAACGACCCATACTTCGATGAGTCGTTCAAGATCAGCGACGGATTGAGGATCGCGCGGCGTCTGCTGTTGGACCTGGCGGAGATGGGCGTTCCGGCGGGGACGGAGTATCTGGATATGATCTCGCCGCAGTATGTGGCGGATTTGGTGAGTTGGGGAGCGATCGGGGCGCGGACGACGGAGAGCCAGGTGCATCGGCAGCTTGTATCGGGGCTGTCGTGCCCGGTTGGTTTCAAGAATGGGACATCGGGGAATACGCAGATTGCGGTTGAGGCGATCCTGTCGGCGAACCACTCGCATACATTCCTGGGGACGTCGGAGACGGGGCAGGCTTCGATCCTGCTGACGACGGGAAACCCGGATTGCCACATCATTCTGCGGGGCGGACGGCAGACGACGAACTTCGATGCGGCCTCGGTGAAGACTACAGCCGAGCAGATGGAGAAGGCCGGGGTGCTGCCGCGGATCATGATCGACGCAAGCCATGCGAACAGCGGAAAGGACTATCGCAAGCAGGGTGCGGTTTGCCGGGATGTTGCGGGGCAGATAGCGGGCGGGGACCGGCGGATTATGGGCGCGATGATCGAGAGCAATCTGGTGGCGGGGTCGCAGACGCTGGTGAATGGGAAGGCGCTGGTGTATGGGCAGAGCATCACAGATGCGTGTATCGATTGGGCGGAGACGGTGGGGTTGTTGCGGGAGCTGGCCGGGGCGGTGAGGGCTCGGCGGAACTTGAGGGTGCAAGGGAGTTAG